GGCATCACAATTCGAATCAAGAATACACGAAAATGATGATGTAAGGGCAATAGATGAAAATGGAATAATAACTGATTACTCTGTAAAATCCTACGGAAGTATAGACTCATTCAACCAAGCTGTAACTGACCATCCAGAGTCATCCCATTATTTTGTTAACCATGAGTTATATGCTCAGCTAGAAGAAAAGGGATTACTAAGTAGTTATTTGAATAAAGGTATAGACATCGAGGATGGCGGGTATCTCAATGAAACCTTGAGGAGTGAGGCAAGCTCAGCGTTGGATGCAATACATGGTGCAAGTGATGTAGCAGACCATATTCCATTCCTTGGTTTAGCCATGCTTGGGATAAAGAGTGTACGTAATACACACGAATATTATAAAGGCAAACAATCTGGAAACGAATTTGGAATAAATGTTGTTAGTGATACTGTGAGAATAGGTGCTTCAACTGGAGGGGCCGTGGTAGGAGCTAAGGCTGGTGCGATAATTGGAACAGCAATTGCGCCTGGTATAGGTACCATAGTTGCAGGTGGAATTGGTGGGATTGTATGTAGTATGGCAACCGGTTCAATGGTGAACTGGTTCAAAGAAAAGTGGAAGTGGGGTGATATCCTTAAGGCACAGTACAACATAGGAAGTCAATTTATTAATGGATTCTCTCAGCACATGAAAAGTACTATTAAGCACAGAACTCTTCCGTATAAAGAGGTACAGAGTAAACTAGAAATTGCTCAAAGTATTAAAGATAAGTATCGTAAGCAGCTAAAACCTTATAGTTTTAAGAAGGTTAGTCACTCTGCTGTACTGGCTTATTTGCATGAGAGTAATCTAAGTGCTTTTTTGAAGAGAATTAATAATGCTGCTGAGATAACTGAACGTCAATTGCTTGATTTATGCGGACAAGCAGCTGCAAGACAGGTAGCTAATGATTCTCATAAGAAAAAGAAAGAAGTTGCGAGTAGGTTTCTAGGTGAGTTAGTCCTAACAAGTAGTTACTTGAAATCAGATTTTGATATGAAGAGAAAATTCGGAAACGAGATACATATGTACGAAAAACAGAAAAGTAAAAACCCTAACCATCCTTTTCAATTTAGTCAACCTTCTGATTCAATTATTGAAGGAATCGCAATTAGATCTTTGTTTAATAGTCCATTAATTGATGTGAAATCAACATATTATAAAAAGAAAAATAAGGCTTTGCTAGGGATCTGCATAATAACTTTATTAATAGCGATAGCATCGTTGTATTTATATAATATATCTAGTTAATTGGGTTGATATATATGACTAGACATACTAGCAACAGGTTTTTCGAGACAACTGGGAAAGCCATTAGAATGCAGTATAAGCTTAAATACAGCCACAATTTCCTAAGTCGAACTAATAAATATCATTTGAAGGAGACCTTACATGCTGCACGCTTCAATCCAGCAACTTGAATCATCACCGATGTTTCAGCTTTCGTTGTCCTCAAAAGAATTGTTCCATAGTAATCTACTCTCCTGGTTGTTTGCCAACTACAAATCAGATTGCTCACGCTTATTACGCCCCTATATTGGGGATAATGAGAATCAATTTTCCTTGATTAAGGTAAATCGTGAAGAGAAGAACCGGGACTTAACACTGTATTTTAAAAATGAGTCAGGTCAAATCAAAAAACTCACTATTGAGAACAAAGTAAAAAGCATACCCAACTATGCTCAACTAGAAGCTTACTCTACTGATGCCCAGGAGTATTACTTACTTCTGAGCCTGTCCAAACCCCATTTTTTTCACGGACCCAATCTAGTCATTAAGGGATGTGAATGGAGGTGTATGAACTATGCTGAGTTGGCATGTTTAATAAGTGAGATCATTCCGCTAGTCTTCGAGCAAAACTTATACCACGGCAAAATTCTGGAGGACTACGTCACCTTCATTCGCATTCTGCAAGAAATATCTTCAGCTGGAAATCAGGATAATGAATTATATGATCTTTATCAAGATCACTCGCAGCTCGAGATACTTCGAAAACTCCGATTGGATGATTTCTACATCAAGCAAAAACATGCCCAAATAACCTCTGAATTTACATATCAAATTCGAAACCGTCTGCCTAACCTCCTGCTTGTCCCGGAGAAGAAGTGGGATGAAGGGAAACTGAATGAAGTTTTCTCTGGATCAGGGTTTACCCGAGGGACGGGAATTAGCGAAGTAAAATATGTGGTCAAAATACATCGAAACTCGCCAGTTATTCTAGGCATACAAGTTCAAGGCGAGCAGTTCCGATTATTTGTCGAAACCAAGGAACAGGCTCGAGAGGTCGCCGAACAGCTGTACAAATCCGGTGTTTGGTTTAACTTGGATGAGGCCAAGAAAATTCCCGGGTTTGGATCGATTGAATATCCACTTAAGGATAAACGATTCAATGGTTTTGGGGATACTTTTATGTACCGATCCGTGAAGGTAGAGGCGTGCAGGTTATCCGATCTCGTCCAGTTGGTCGTTTCCTATATCTCCATCATCGAATCGCAAAAAGATCGCATTCTGGTAATTCTGGACGAGGTATTAATGGGGAAATAAAGTAACCACCCGTTTTTGAAAGGATTTTAGCTATTAAACTAATGGAAAGTTAGTTTAATAAAACAACCGCAGTCTAGGACTTTATTTTCTTTAGATCAGATCAAGTTATTCACGTGAAGAAACAAATTAAAACTAGTCTAACACTAGATTTTTGTGTTTAGACTAGTTTTATTTATTTGGATTATAGTTATTTTTATAAAAATCGAAGAAAGTATATCAATTCCACATCGTTAGCCAGTTCTATGAACACCGAGGTAGTTTAAGAGTGTGACAGTCTATGGTTATTTGCGTATTCTCAACCAACTTTTTGTCTTTCACAGGATTTATCCAACTCAAAGTAATCCAATAATGTTCAATTTAGTACGAAAAAAGTTAAAACATCCGTTTTAGTACGGATAAAAATCTAAAACATCCGTTTTGGTACGGAAATAGACCAAAAATAATTTAAAATATATGAATTATGCTCGCCTGATATGTCGCAAATTGTCGAATGTGGTACAAACATCCGTTTTGGTACGGAAAAGGGGTTCAAAACATCCGTTTTGGTACGGAAAGGGGGCTCAAAACATCCGTTTTAGTACGGAAAAAAGGAAAAGTGCTCGTTTGCCAATTATAAATCTTTTGTCGTATAGTAATAGTAGAGTTAGAGATTTATGGAAAAAACAATAAATTTAAATAAAAAAATAAAGCACCACGTCACGTCTTACTTTATGAATGAAAATGTTTGGCGACGGATTCATTCATAAAGCCCCAGAGTTGTGCTTTACTTTAATTATTCGTTTATTATAGGGATATTATACCCTACTTGCGAAAATAAAGTAAAGTCCAAACTCTTAATTTCCTATTGCCTTTTTTAGGCGCGGTGCGGAAATAGGAGTTTTTTTATGCGTATATTAAGAGAGTCAGTTCACGATCAGGTAAATCTTTTTCGGGAACTCTATCAAAACGAACTTACGGAGAAACCAAGGCGCTTTGAAAAAGTACATACTGAGAGTAGAGACAAACATGATCTAGGATGGCTTTTCGTTAGTAACGATTGCCGAATTGACAAGGCTTGCCGTACATATCAGACCCTATTTACATTGACTGAAAACTATACATACTATACCCCAAATACCTTCTACCGTAACGATAGCCGCGAAGAATCCAATCTACGCTGGCTTAATGCGGTTGTCTTAGACGTGGATACTAAGAATGGTCAAAACAATGGCATGTGCCTTTCGGATCTGCTAGAACAGATCCGCGAAGCAGGTTTGCCAAATCCTTCTTTGACTGTACAGACACCTTCAGGTGGATTTCATGTCTATTTTTTGTTAGACAAGCCCCGTAGAGCCTACTCTAATGCCATTACTCAATATAAGAAGATCCAGGTTGCCATGTGTGACGCTATTGGTGCAGATCGCCAAGCTGTGGGCGCTGGACGCTTTTTTCGTATTCCAACATCTCAAAATACGATCTATCGTACAGATACGCGGGTATCCTTCGATGAATTAAATAACTGGTACTGGATTAACCATGAAAACGAGTCCAACCAACCTAGAGCATCCCTACAAAGTAATCAAGGTCTACTATCACATTCAGCTGTACAGAAGCTTCTAACAGGTGCAGAGATAGGTAAACGGGATAATACTGCCTATACACTTGCTCTGGTGTTTAAAGCAGAGGGGTACGACAAAGAAGCTGCAGAAGGCGAACTACAGCTTTGGAACACTCGTTTAGAAAACCCATTACCTCAGAAAACGATTAGTCAAAAAGTACAAAGCGCTTTTAAAGCTGGAGCGCCAGTTGCACCTACTTCTGAATGGATAGAATATCTCTCAGGTGAAAGCTTTTCATATCGTATTTGGGAAGCAGCTAAGCCACGAGAAGAGCGTAAAACCAGTCATTATTATGAATGGGCGAATGACGTAATTGATACATTACGTTCGCATCCGGAGAAAGAAATTTCAGGATCGCAAAGAGAGATGGCTGCCAGATGGGGGATGTCTCTGTCAACATTTCAGTATGTCACAAAATTACTGCTTGAACTTGGAAAGATTACCATGGAGGTCATAGGAAAAGGAAGAGGAGCTAAAACATTCATTCGTCTTGTTCGTGACTCTAAAGTTGAATTATTTCGGCCAGCATCAGAACAGAAAATTAATGTACCCGATTCCAATACATTTATCTTGGGTGAGGTGGTGGGTGGGTCTCGCTCTTCCTCTGGTAAGCGTGGTTCTCCTCGTTAACTGTTTCTTTAGATCTTTCTCGTACCTGGTGTTTTTGTACTGCTTTACTTATTCTTTTGTCTTTCTCTTCTTGTCTTTCCTTTCTCTGGTTTCTTGTTACTTGAGTGGTGTCTAGTTATTCTGGTGGGGGTATTGGTGTTGGTGTGGGCGTATCCTCTCTGTTTATTGATCGTCGAGGTGCAATACTATACATTGGATAAGAAAGAATGATTCTTGCTAAGGATTATTTCACTATAGATAACAATGTCTAGCAGGTGGGAAAAAAGTTAACTCTCAAAATGCTTATTGTACTGTAAGCGCAGCTTTTAAGTATGAGGTGAAGAAATTATAACAATTAATAGCGCTTTTTTCATGAACCAGTAGTTTGATGGACTGTGGAAGCTATTTAGCAATGGAATCGGATATTAGTCGTATACCGGCTATGAAAAATGATCTATTAACTCTGGATATTAGTGAATTGGCCAGTATGTAGGAGCGAATTTTTTCTAGTTAAGAGGATACAAGTAATGATTTGGGTTCAGTAGATTTCTGTATGAAGGAACCTCGAACTAATCAAAATGGTTAACGGGTACCGGCTTAATGATGATTTACCAGACGATGCGATAATGTTAAGCGCATCGTCTGGTAAATCAAAATGTCGCAGATAAGAGAGTACATCATGGAAGGTTAATATAGTGAATGTAACAAATGTTGTAGAGGCGGTTAATCGGATCTACATGTTGGGTGAGTATAAAATAAATAGATGTAGGTGGTAAAGCAGCAGGTAGTAGTGGACGAGCATTAAGGACGAAGATGCACAAAATTAATATAACGAGTTTATCAATAAATTTCGAGTTTAATCCATACGATTGTGAATGGTTTTTGCTATGTGTATGGAGAAAATAAAGTATTAGACTGGCGGGTGCTTCATTAAGCTCCCATGAAAATTAAATTAGCTCAAAACCTGAAAAAGAGCATAATAAAGCAGACCCAGAATAACACTTTTAAAAAAAAGGCTGAGCCTTATGAGTAATCATATAGAGATTGTTAGATCATTTAAGCACAAAAAACTTCATAGAAAACAAACAAAAAGGCAAGGCTGGTGCAAAAACCAGAGTAAGATTAATCTCCCATGAGTGCTTCCCGAAAGGGAGCGACAATCTGTGATGCACCGAGGTCGTTGGAGTCAGACTAACGGATGGGCTCTAAGGCACCATAGCTCATCGACCTTCTTCGCCAGCCGTAGTAGCAGTATTGACTGACTTTACCCATTTTCATCATCTGTGGTGCGGCGCTTGCGCTGCATGCATGACTAACGTGAAACGATAGTTCAAAACACACAAGGCTACCGGAAATGGTAGCCTTGTGTGAATACACTTTAATGTAATTTGGTAATTTGGTACAATATACCTATGGAAATTTGGAGTATCACAATAAGTTAGCATACTTAGAAAGGGGGTTATTATAAAATGGGTTTTTGGAATTCGTTGAAAAATGGCGGACTTGGAAAAAGTGGTGGCTTAAAGGGTCTAGGAGAAGAATTATTCGAAAGAGGAGCTAAGGTTTCAAAAACTGTTTATGAAAATAAGAAGTACATGGTAACTGGTCCCCCTAAGATGATTTTTGATTTAGAGTCACAACGTAAGGTTAAAAAGTTATGTATAACGCCGTCATACGGATCTCTAGTTTATTGCCAATTAGGTCCTGTAGAACATACAGGCATTTACATAGGGGATAGGAGGATTGTAGACTTAGGTGGCAATGGGCAGATAAGGATCAGCACGCTAAAATCCTTCACAAGCCATATTTCTACTTTAGATGAAGATATTTGGTTTCCTATTAATCGTAGCAATCAAACGTCTATTGGAATTGCTAGTTCGGCTGAGCGAGCATATCAAATGGCGATAAATAACTCAAAACGAGATTACAATATCCTGTTAGATAACTGTCATCAATTTTCATCTGGTTGTATCTCAGGAGACTTTGAAAATGCTGATAATTTTTTATGGACAGTCAAACATACATTTGAAAAAAGTAGTGGTAAGGACATTGAATGGGTGAAGTGGAATTGGAAGAATAATTTTTAATATGTGAAAGCTTATTAATAAGGTAACTATTATGAATGTTAATAGATTGGGATTGTTAAACAAAGGAGATAATATATGAAGACTCTTGAAGATCATATTAAGGAATTAAAAAAAGAACTAAAAGATGGTAAGGTAGTATTATTAGACCAATCAGATGAATGGAGCGATGGAATCCAACATCGTCATGAATGGGATAAAACACAAAGACTCATCTATATCCGTGCTTCACGAGAACGGGGACTAGAAGATGCAGGAGATTTAACAATTGAACAAGTTCAAAAGTACATAGAGGATATTGCACGTCAAAGAATGAGTAAACATTTAGAACAAAATTCGATTAGCGATTTTTTGAATAGTTAATATTCGTGTAAACCATTTGAAAAGTAACAATTCCGTTTTGGTTTCCCTACAACGTAAAAGACTTTTCGTCAGGAATTAGTATAACAAAGAAAGACAGACTACTAAATATTAGTGGACTGTCTTTCTTTGTTTTTGGTCTCTTAAAAATGGGGCATGAATAGGATTGGTGTGGACCGATATTTTAATAATGAGGGGGAGAGACTTGATATGCTACCATTACTGAAGCGGAAGCTACATAATCCCCTGAAGAAGCGCCTGCGCCATCCGGTAGTCTTAAGAAGGTTATATGTAGATGTGACCTATTCAAGCAGCCGGTTGTTAGGGCTTTGTCGAGCTATTGCGCAATATTAAATCAAGACAAGGATGGTGTAGCTTGTGACCATATTAAGGTGGATAAATAGTGATTCACGGTGATCGCTGGCGGATCTGGGCTATAAGGTACTCATTCAGATTTAGCAGCAGTAGTTTCTCAGTAAATTTACAAAGTAACACCAAATAATCGAGAGTTGAAGGCGTAATATAAAGGGTGGAGATAGTAAACACAGCTAAGAATTACGATAACGTCACGACCGCATAAAGATGTGGGTGATGTTGTAAGTCTTTTTGGGTTTGATTCGTTTCGGTGATATAGCTCATTCAAAAACTAAGAAATCCGATTTATTTCAACTATAGTTCAATAAAGGCACGGCTGCTAAGTGCTACTCTAAAGGGCTGGAACACGTTAGTTCAATGAAAACAGCGACAGTCTAGGACTTTATTTTCTTGTCCATGGCAGTCGCTGTTTCAATTTCAAGGGTCAGTCTAAAACTAATTTTATGGAGTCTGACGGTACGGCAACTTGAAAATCCGCGTGGAATATAGAAATCCAGTCTAATACTTTATTTTCTTTGGACACTACGCCTAATCACAGCCGTATCTATCTCTGACTCTTAACTACTATTCACATTGTTTGGAGGATATCATATTTCTTCTGTTGAACAATCAATTTGTTCTGCAGTCTTTATACCTTGCTAAACGGGGTGAAGAAATTAAGGATAATTCGATATAAGGGTAGCCTTGATATAGGGCTACCTTTTCTTTATAAATCTATCTGAAAAAGTCTAATTAGATCTAATAATGGTATTTCATGGTAGAAAAGGGCTAAGTGAATTTAGTAGTATTGACCAATATTAATTATTGGTAATCTCTTGTAAAATTCCAGTTATATGGGAAAATGCTAGAAATAAGGGAGGAATATTCAATGTTTGAGGCGCTACAGGGGTTATTAAACACACTCTTCGGAGATATCACGAAGACCTTTATTACACTTTTTTCAATCGGTATTCTCGTGTGTGGGTTGATTGCAGCCTTTGGAGGTGAAGAAAACCAGCCGAAATTCAAAAAGGGTTTGATGTTGTGTGTAGTTGGACTTGTTGTATTTGTATTGGCCAAACAAATTGTTGAATATTTTCAAACTAATCTCGGAT
This genomic stretch from Paenibacillus crassostreae harbors:
- a CDS encoding TrbC/VirB2 family protein, yielding MFEALQGLLNTLFGDITKTFITLFSIGILVCGLIAAFGGEENQPKFKKGLMLCVVGLVVFVLAKQIVEYFQTNLG
- a CDS encoding primase C-terminal domain-containing protein — protein: MRILRESVHDQVNLFRELYQNELTEKPRRFEKVHTESRDKHDLGWLFVSNDCRIDKACRTYQTLFTLTENYTYYTPNTFYRNDSREESNLRWLNAVVLDVDTKNGQNNGMCLSDLLEQIREAGLPNPSLTVQTPSGGFHVYFLLDKPRRAYSNAITQYKKIQVAMCDAIGADRQAVGAGRFFRIPTSQNTIYRTDTRVSFDELNNWYWINHENESNQPRASLQSNQGLLSHSAVQKLLTGAEIGKRDNTAYTLALVFKAEGYDKEAAEGELQLWNTRLENPLPQKTISQKVQSAFKAGAPVAPTSEWIEYLSGESFSYRIWEAAKPREERKTSHYYEWANDVIDTLRSHPEKEISGSQREMAARWGMSLSTFQYVTKLLLELGKITMEVIGKGRGAKTFIRLVRDSKVELFRPASEQKINVPDSNTFILGEVVGGSRSSSGKRGSPR